From a region of the Mercurialis annua linkage group LG1-X, ddMerAnnu1.2, whole genome shotgun sequence genome:
- the LOC126675629 gene encoding probable indole-3-pyruvate monooxygenase YUCCA11, with amino-acid sequence MEEAMVVIVGAGPSGLAISACLNRLNIENIVLEREDCYASLWKKRTYDRVKLHIAKQFCELPYMSYSSNAPTFVPKKGFISYIDDYVSYFGIKPRYHSSVESVSYDGECKKWRIDVKNTFSNVNEVYYARFFIVATGENSEGVIPSVAGLDGFRGEYMHANQYVNARKFTGKDVLVVGCGNSGMEIAYDLSEFNARTSIVARSPVHVVSKEIVYIGMQLIKFLSVKVVDKILMKLCKLKDGDISKYGLQRPKEGPFHLKCTTGRSPTIDVGCLKKIKQGKVKVFPSISSISGNSVGFTNGDVTKFDAIIFATGYKSTVKYWLKDGESLFGDDGMPKRNLENKWKGENGLYAIGFGRNGLLAISRDAKNIAKDIKLILSHQN; translated from the exons ATGGAAGAAGCCATGGTAGTTATTGTAGGAGCTGGCCCATCAGGTTTAGCAATCTCTGCATGTCTAAATCGACTTAATATCGAAAACATCGTGTTAGAACGAGAAGATTGCTACGCTTCTTTATGGAAAAAAAGAACGTACGATCGTGTAAAATTGCATATTGCAAAACAATTTTGTGAGCTTCCTTACATGTCTTACTCATCTAATGCACCCACATTTGTTCCTAAAAAAGGTTTCATTTCTTATATTGATGATTATGTTTCATATTTTGGGATTAAACCTAGATATCATAGCTCAGTTGAATCAGTAAGTTATGACGGTGAGTGTAAAAAATGGCGGATCGATGTGAAAAATACATTTTCAAATGTAAATGAAGTGTATTATGCTAGATTTTTTATTGTTGCGACCGGTGAAAATAGTGAAGGAGTAATTCCATCTGTGGCTGGATTAGATGGGTTTAGAGGAGAATACATGCATGCAAATCAATACGTAAATGCGAGAAAATTTACCGGGAAAGATGTTTTGGTGGTTGGCTGTGGAAATTCTGGCATGGAGATTGCGTATGATTTGTCTGAGTTCAATGCTCGAACTTCCATCGTTGCTCGTAGCCCg GTACATGTTGTGAGTAAGGAAATAGTGTATATAGGGATGCAATTGATAAAGTTCCTGTCTGTGAAAGTAGTAGACAAAATTTTGATGAAGCTTTGTAAATTGAAAGATGGAGACATAAGCAAATATGGACTTCAAAGGCCAAAAGAGGGTCCATTTCATCTTAAATGTACAACTGGTCGATCCCCTACTATTGATGTTGGCTGTCTTAAAAAGATTAAGCAAGGAAAAGTCAAG GTTTTTCCATCAATTTCAAGCATAAGTGGGAATTCGGTTGGATTTACAAATGGGGATGTAACTAAGTTCGATGCCATTATTTTTGCCACTGGTTACAAGAGTACTGTGAAATACTGGCTTAag GATGGTGAATCTCTATTTGGTGATGATGGAATGCCAAAACGAAATTTGGAGAATAAGTGGAAAGGAGAAAATGGTCTTTATGCTATTGGATTTGGGAGAAATGGACTATTAGCTATTTCCAGAGATGCCAAAAATATAGCAAAggatattaaattgattttgagtCACCAAAACTGA
- the LOC126678244 gene encoding probable indole-3-pyruvate monooxygenase YUCCA11, whose amino-acid sequence MEKTNNTTNTTVVIVGAGPAGLATSACLNRLSISNIVLEREDCYASLWKKRAYDRLKLHLGKQFCELPHMEYPPDTPTFVPRATFVSYLDNYVTQFKIDPRYNRSVQRAFYDDESENWRVEVKENCFDLCEIYLAKHLVVASGENSEGFIPKVVGLDIFDGEFIHSSKYVNGKQFCGKDVLVVGCGNSGMEIAYDLSNSGARTSIIARSPVHVVTKEMVFLGMNLLKFFPCNLVDPLMVMLCKLKYGELSKYGLKRPTEGPFYLKAITGRSPTIDVGAIEKIKRGEIKVFPSITNIKGNQIEFANERINKFDAIIFATGYKSTVKDWLEDENDLFNKNGMPKRNFPNHWKGKNGLYCAGFAMRGLLGISTDAQNIAKDISLSLNLQNYIN is encoded by the exons ATGGAAAAAACCAATAATACTACTAATACTACTGTAGTTATAGTTGGTGCAGGCCCTGCTGGTCTAGCCACATCAGCATGTCTCAATCGCCTATCGATCTCTAACATTGTGCTCGAAAGAGAGGATTGTTATGCTTCGTTATGGAAAAAAAGGGCGTATGATCGGCTCAAATTACACCTCGGTAAGCAATTTTGCGAGCTTCCTCACATGGAATACCCTCCAGACACGCCTACATTCGTACCGAGGGCGACTTTTGTTAGTTATTTGGATAACTATGTGACTCAATTTAAAATTGATCCGAGGTATAATCGATCTGTTCAGCGTGCGTTTTATGATGACGAGAGTGAAAATTGGCGGGTTGAAGTGAAAGAAAATTGTTTCGATTTGTGTGAGATTTATCTTGCTAAGCATCTTGTGGTTGCTAGTGGTGAAAATAGTGAAGGGTTCATTCCTAAAGTTGTTGGATTAGATATTTTTGATGGTGAGTTCATTCATTCAAGTAAGTATGTTAATGGAAAACAGTTTTGTGGCAAAGATGTTTTGGTTGTTGGTTGTGGAAATTCCGGAATGGAAATCGCTTATGATTTGTCGAACTCCGGCGCTCGTACTTCCATCATCGCTCGCAGTCcg GTTCATGTTGTTACCAAGGAGATGGTGTTTTTAGGCATGAATTTGTTAAAATTCTTTCCTTGCAACTTAGTTGATCCATTGATGGTGATGTTATGCAAATTAAAATATGGGGAATTGTCTAAATATGGACTCAAAAGACCGACTGAGGGACCATTTTATCTTAAAGCCATAACTGGTAGATCTCCTACTATTGATGTTGGTGCTATTGAGAAGATCAAAAGAGGAGAAATTAAG GTATTTCCTTCAATAACAAACATTAAAGGAAATCAAATCGAGTTTGCAAATGAGAGAATCAATAAATTCGACGCTATAATCTTTGCCACAGGATACAAAAGTACCGTGAAAGACTGGCTTGAG GACGAAAATGACCTATTCAACAAGAATGGAATGCCTAAAAGAAATTTTCCCAACCACTGGAAAGGAAAAAATGGCTTATATTGTGCTGGGTTTGCCATGAGAGGATTGCTCGGAATATCTACTGATGCACAGAACATTGCCAAAGACATCAGTCTGTCACTGAATCTGCAGAACTATATAAACTGA